One genomic segment of Rhizobium gallicum bv. gallicum R602sp includes these proteins:
- a CDS encoding SagB/ThcOx family dehydrogenase, with protein sequence MRYRSSRTLVFHNDGAEFVACNFLTKAVFECSPDLLDFLRAVAEWSDRAAIRDQAPGHSEDELDETLVALVEMSALVVEGSELEMREDAFRQHWKWGVPAALMHFCVQDPDYMSLNEAEDLQRAALASDGEIELYSLNSGQGDVISLSAEPSGNSLLALMARRRTQRKGLTKAVSLHALSEALFAGLGITGTARNSVVTLPLSMTPSGGARNPYEAYVFVKAVDGLAPGIYHYSAFEHSLAKISDASPSFGDLVGGQEWADTMPCMIVLVAHMDRSMWKYSDANAYRVVLIEAGHIGQNIMLSATAHGMTACPTAALSHTRIGELVGLRNPAHAPIYALTLGFPDVA encoded by the coding sequence ATGCGCTATCGTTCCTCCCGCACGCTCGTCTTCCATAATGATGGTGCCGAGTTCGTAGCCTGCAATTTCCTCACCAAGGCCGTCTTCGAGTGCAGTCCGGACCTTCTGGATTTTTTGCGCGCTGTTGCCGAGTGGAGTGATCGCGCCGCGATCCGCGATCAAGCGCCCGGCCATAGTGAGGACGAACTCGATGAAACGCTGGTGGCGCTTGTCGAGATGTCCGCACTCGTCGTCGAAGGATCCGAACTTGAGATGCGGGAGGACGCCTTCCGTCAGCATTGGAAGTGGGGCGTGCCCGCCGCCCTGATGCATTTTTGCGTTCAGGACCCCGATTACATGTCCCTTAATGAGGCCGAAGATCTGCAGCGCGCTGCGCTCGCAAGCGATGGCGAGATCGAGCTCTACAGCCTCAATTCGGGGCAAGGCGATGTCATTTCGCTATCGGCCGAACCCTCCGGAAATTCTTTGCTGGCGCTGATGGCGAGGCGGCGGACTCAACGCAAGGGTCTTACGAAAGCCGTGTCATTACACGCGCTCTCCGAAGCGCTCTTCGCAGGCCTTGGGATTACAGGCACTGCACGAAATTCGGTGGTGACGCTACCGCTGTCGATGACACCGTCCGGCGGCGCACGCAACCCTTATGAAGCCTATGTTTTTGTGAAGGCGGTCGACGGCCTGGCGCCAGGAATCTATCACTATTCGGCCTTCGAGCATTCGCTGGCAAAGATATCGGACGCTTCGCCCTCTTTCGGCGATCTCGTCGGCGGCCAGGAATGGGCCGATACCATGCCCTGCATGATCGTACTCGTTGCCCATATGGACCGCAGCATGTGGAAATATAGCGATGCCAACGCCTACCGCGTGGTTTTGATCGAGGCCGGGCATATTGGGCAAAACATCATGCTTTCGGCCACGGCGCACGGAATGACGGCTTGCCCAACCGCGGCTCTAAGCCATACGCGGATCGGTGAATTGGTTGGTCTGCGCAATCCTGCTCATGCGCCGATCTACGCACTGACGCTTGGTTTCCCTGACGTAGCGTAA
- a CDS encoding helix-turn-helix domain-containing protein: MPDPVDILVGRNVRQLRARRRVSQLELGEALGLTFQQIQKYEKGTNRVSASKLHQIAVFLGVEISALFEGAETSQFPSKVALSPEAYELAVNYDRLHSPAGKEAVKTILTLMSAEKAA; the protein is encoded by the coding sequence GTGCCGGATCCCGTAGATATCCTCGTCGGTCGCAATGTCAGACAGCTCCGCGCCCGCCGCCGTGTCTCGCAACTGGAGCTGGGGGAAGCTCTTGGTTTGACTTTCCAGCAAATTCAGAAATACGAAAAAGGCACCAACCGGGTCTCCGCCAGCAAGTTGCACCAGATCGCGGTCTTTCTTGGCGTCGAGATCTCCGCACTCTTTGAAGGCGCCGAAACGTCGCAATTCCCGTCAAAAGTTGCGCTAAGCCCCGAGGCTTATGAACTGGCTGTCAATTATGACAGGCTTCACTCGCCCGCAGGCAAGGAAGCGGTCAAGACCATTCTGACGCTGATGAGCGCGGAAAAGGCTGCCTGA